From a region of the Desulfovibrio desulfuricans genome:
- the glpX gene encoding class II fructose-bisphosphatase, giving the protein MAEAPEKNLALDIVRITEAAALASARWLGRGDKEAGDGAAVDAMRVSFATLSIDGKVIIGEGEKDNAPMLFNGEKVGKGCGPSLDVAVDPVEGTNLLAYGRPNAISVVGVAQSGSMFNPGPSYYMQKLVVPREARDVVDLDAPVKVNLANVAKAMGKSVQDLVVFVLDKPRHEKLITEIRQAGARIQLQTDGDVAGALMAVDPRSEVDIMMGTGGTPEGVLSACAIKGMGGQILARLDPQSYVEKEAITEAGIDVREVLTVHDLVRSDDCFFAATGISGGDFLRGVRYSAKYAVTHSLVLRGKTGTLRYVESYHNMDRLSKFSAVRY; this is encoded by the coding sequence ATGGCGGAAGCACCGGAGAAAAATCTGGCTCTGGACATTGTTCGCATTACCGAGGCTGCGGCCCTTGCATCGGCCCGCTGGCTCGGTCGGGGAGACAAGGAGGCCGGTGACGGCGCCGCCGTTGACGCCATGCGCGTCAGCTTCGCCACCCTCAGCATCGATGGCAAGGTCATTATCGGCGAAGGCGAAAAAGACAATGCCCCCATGCTCTTTAACGGCGAAAAGGTCGGCAAGGGCTGCGGCCCCAGCCTTGACGTGGCCGTTGACCCTGTGGAAGGCACCAATCTGCTGGCTTATGGCCGCCCCAACGCCATCTCGGTTGTGGGTGTTGCGCAGAGCGGCAGCATGTTCAACCCCGGCCCCAGCTATTACATGCAGAAGCTGGTGGTGCCGCGCGAGGCCCGCGATGTGGTTGACCTCGATGCGCCGGTAAAGGTCAATCTTGCCAACGTGGCCAAGGCCATGGGCAAGAGCGTGCAGGACCTTGTGGTCTTTGTGCTCGACAAGCCCCGGCACGAAAAGCTTATTACGGAAATCCGCCAGGCAGGCGCTCGCATTCAGCTGCAGACCGACGGCGACGTGGCAGGCGCGCTCATGGCTGTTGATCCCCGTTCCGAGGTTGATATCATGATGGGTACGGGCGGCACCCCCGAGGGCGTGTTGTCTGCCTGCGCCATTAAGGGCATGGGCGGGCAGATTCTGGCCCGTCTGGATCCCCAGTCGTATGTGGAAAAAGAAGCTATCACCGAAGCGGGCATCGACGTGCGCGAAGTGCTCACGGTGCATGATCTGGTGCGCAGCGATGACTGTTTCTTTGCCGCCACGGGTATTTCCGGCGGTGATTTTTTGAGGGGCGTGCGCTACAGTGCCAAGTACGCCGTTACCCACTCGCTGGTTTTGCGCGGCAAAACCGGCACCCTGCGATATGTGGAGTCTTACCATAATATGGACAGACTCTCGAAATTCAGCGCGGTTCGGTATTGA
- a CDS encoding serine/threonine protein phosphatase: MNKISSLCGVFAALVLALPLVVVAPGMAEAAQAPAAKKKAEQPAPGSSANVNVYEKQPPVTDKELLDFLELLPQFRAWAKSNNEEAHPIMRNNKADFLYSPNAAAWVQAHNWNPVRFFCVMGRMAAALSIVEEGNDMSGARSKDMPEVSEGELALARRHLGTMLKAGGDVPPINK, encoded by the coding sequence ATGAATAAAATTTCATCTCTCTGCGGTGTTTTTGCGGCATTGGTGCTGGCCCTGCCGCTGGTGGTTGTTGCCCCCGGCATGGCCGAGGCCGCACAGGCTCCTGCTGCCAAGAAAAAGGCGGAGCAGCCTGCCCCAGGCTCCAGCGCGAACGTTAATGTGTATGAAAAACAGCCTCCGGTGACGGACAAGGAACTGCTGGACTTTCTTGAACTTCTGCCGCAGTTCCGGGCCTGGGCCAAGAGCAATAATGAAGAAGCCCACCCCATCATGCGCAACAACAAGGCGGATTTTCTCTATTCGCCCAATGCCGCTGCCTGGGTGCAGGCGCATAACTGGAACCCGGTGCGCTTTTTCTGCGTCATGGGCCGCATGGCAGCCGCTCTTTCCATTGTGGAAGAAGGCAACGACATGAGCGGCGCGCGCTCCAAGGATATGCCCGAAGTTTCAGAAGGCGAGCTTGCCCTTGCCCGGCGTCACCTTGGCACCATGCTTAAAGCTGGTGGCGATGTGCCGCCCATAAACAAATAG
- a CDS encoding ArnT family glycosyltransferase, whose protein sequence is MTQNSAQNPEDQAACQSGGQQTSAEGAHAQSGQQAAKAVSQPSAPAPEPSDAAQAAASAAADAPQAEGAAPKASRPVTISAKGFRGMFGNSGKEGKPAASAKPAESAPQSAAPGFADKIFDAASIVGPLALLLIMLAQAWPTLMGHSLYCPREAAGILAFTQTAQSGMWLAPAGDGLAQWPVFFWFLRGIEALLTKAAPQFAHLLFPLAAMAGTLLCLVAVWVLGRVAGLDRRAALAGGMLLLCAPIFAPLSTFTGPEALAAAVTLLSLACLCHGWQQPGTTISLPLGFALAALAGLTGGLFYLLLPVLASLAFLLWRCGFRRAQKADGLVGFVLMLGIIGCWLAVVMLWHQPDGYLKNLGTQLVTWPITKATWWKPLAFAALGLLPWLAVICGVSWARVLRTAPADLAASRKEKAGMAFLWIALVFACLLSIFAADMVGAAVCTASLAALLLGKALLRLPPAGAKLFYIIAALCLLHASMALVAAGFGYTLDWLGKFFHFTLTESQRTAVLGLKALPVLGGIGIVAAVLLARLVRRGAHGGTSGSLVMCAVIAVILAQPASLMLMPQLEKTPEAQVKSLSAILTPAPAAPAVLAPEATPAPAPEAPAAAPADTPKLEPAAPATAPETAPAAPAEKPAPVQEPAAPAATQPAEASAPQTAAPAAPTTPAETPAAAPAPTPADAAKELAKEVVKEAAPAAPSEQAPAAQPEQPKEAPKAPAN, encoded by the coding sequence ATGACCCAGAACAGCGCCCAGAATCCCGAAGACCAGGCTGCCTGTCAGTCTGGGGGCCAGCAGACCAGCGCGGAAGGGGCACACGCCCAGTCCGGGCAGCAAGCTGCCAAGGCAGTTTCCCAGCCATCTGCACCGGCTCCCGAACCTTCGGACGCGGCACAGGCCGCTGCGAGCGCCGCAGCCGACGCACCACAGGCCGAGGGCGCAGCCCCCAAGGCTTCCCGTCCGGTGACGATCTCGGCCAAGGGATTCAGGGGAATGTTCGGCAACTCCGGCAAAGAAGGCAAACCCGCAGCCTCAGCAAAGCCAGCAGAATCCGCTCCCCAGTCAGCTGCTCCCGGCTTTGCCGACAAGATTTTTGACGCAGCCAGCATTGTTGGGCCGCTTGCGCTCTTGCTCATCATGCTGGCCCAGGCATGGCCCACCCTTATGGGGCACAGCCTGTACTGCCCGCGTGAAGCCGCAGGCATTCTGGCTTTTACCCAAACCGCGCAGAGCGGAATGTGGCTTGCTCCGGCTGGCGACGGTCTTGCGCAATGGCCCGTATTTTTCTGGTTTTTGCGCGGCATTGAAGCCCTGCTCACCAAGGCCGCGCCGCAGTTTGCCCATCTGCTCTTTCCCCTGGCCGCGATGGCCGGAACCCTGCTCTGTCTTGTGGCCGTGTGGGTTCTGGGCCGCGTTGCCGGGCTGGATCGCCGGGCCGCGCTGGCTGGCGGCATGCTGCTGCTCTGCGCGCCCATCTTTGCGCCGCTCTCCACCTTTACAGGGCCGGAAGCTTTGGCCGCAGCCGTGACCCTGCTTTCCCTCGCCTGCCTTTGCCACGGCTGGCAACAGCCGGGCACGACCATCTCCCTGCCTCTGGGTTTTGCATTGGCGGCATTGGCTGGCCTGACAGGCGGCCTTTTCTATTTGTTGCTGCCAGTGCTTGCCAGCCTGGCCTTTCTGCTCTGGCGTTGCGGATTTCGCCGCGCCCAAAAGGCAGACGGCCTCGTGGGTTTTGTACTCATGCTGGGCATCATTGGCTGCTGGCTTGCTGTTGTCATGCTCTGGCATCAGCCGGACGGATACCTCAAGAACCTCGGCACCCAGCTTGTGACCTGGCCCATCACCAAGGCCACATGGTGGAAGCCCCTTGCCTTTGCGGCTCTGGGCCTGCTGCCCTGGCTGGCTGTCATCTGCGGTGTTTCCTGGGCGCGCGTGCTGCGCACAGCCCCTGCTGATCTGGCCGCCTCCCGCAAAGAAAAAGCCGGAATGGCCTTTTTGTGGATAGCCCTTGTGTTCGCCTGTCTCTTGAGTATTTTTGCTGCCGACATGGTGGGCGCTGCCGTATGCACGGCCAGCCTGGCGGCCCTCCTGCTGGGCAAGGCGCTGCTGCGCCTGCCCCCTGCCGGAGCCAAACTGTTCTACATCATCGCGGCCCTGTGCCTGCTGCACGCCAGCATGGCGCTGGTGGCAGCCGGTTTTGGCTACACGCTTGACTGGCTTGGCAAGTTTTTCCACTTTACGCTTACCGAAAGCCAGCGCACCGCCGTGCTTGGACTCAAGGCCCTGCCCGTGCTTGGCGGCATTGGCATTGTGGCGGCAGTACTGCTTGCCCGTCTTGTGCGCCGTGGCGCGCATGGCGGCACCAGCGGCTCGCTCGTGATGTGCGCGGTCATTGCGGTTATTCTGGCCCAGCCCGCATCGCTCATGCTCATGCCGCAGCTGGAAAAAACTCCCGAGGCTCAGGTAAAGAGCCTGAGCGCCATCCTGACGCCCGCTCCTGCCGCCCCGGCGGTTCTGGCTCCTGAGGCGACTCCGGCCCCCGCGCCTGAAGCCCCCGCAGCAGCGCCTGCCGATACTCCCAAACTTGAACCCGCCGCCCCGGCAACCGCGCCTGAAACCGCACCTGCTGCTCCGGCTGAAAAACCCGCTCCAGTGCAGGAACCTGCCGCCCCCGCCGCTACACAGCCCGCGGAAGCGTCTGCTCCCCAAACTGCGGCACCTGCGGCCCCAACAACTCCGGCTGAAACCCCGGCAGCAGCGCCTGCGCCGACGCCTGCCGACGCAGCCAAGGAACTCGCCAAGGAAGTTGTCAAGGAAGCCGCCCCCGCTGCACCTTCAGAGCAGGCCCCTGCGGCGCAACCAGAGCAACCCAAGGAAGCGCCTAAGGCTCCTGCAAACTAG